A window of Diabrotica virgifera virgifera chromosome 9, PGI_DIABVI_V3a contains these coding sequences:
- the LOC126890897 gene encoding UDP-N-acetylglucosamine transferase subunit ALG14 homolog: protein METHLIVELCILSFIIVIARILFLIHKNTTGYSRYATEKRTKACKTVICIGSGGHTTEMLSLIENIDFNKYSPRYYIIASSDTTSLTKVEKLEKDKSSNGNKGEYYITKIPRSRVVHQSYFTSIFTTLFSILYSIPIVLKIRPDLILCNGPGTCIPICGLGFLLKCAFVTDTKIVFVESFCRTKTLSLTGKILIYLADNFLVQWPSLKQKVKRADCIGQLM from the exons ATGGAAA CACATCTAATCGTGGAATTATGTATATTATCATTTATAATAGTGATAGCAAGAATCTTGTTTTTGATCCACAAAAACACTACAGGCTACAGTAGATATGCAACTGAAAAGAGAACCAAAGCTTGTAAAACTGTAATATGTATAGGCTCAGGTGGACACACTACAGAGATGTTGTCTCTAATAGAAAATATAGATTTTAATAAGTATTCTCCAAGGTACTACATTATCGCCAGTAGTGATACTACTAGCTTAACCAAAGTGGAAAAATTGGAAAAAGACAAGTCTTCGAACGGCAACAAAGGAGAGTACTATATTACAAAGATTCCTCGCAGTAGAGTCGTACATCAATCATACTTCACTTCGATTTTTACCACCTTGTTTTCGATACTTTACAGCATTCCAATCGTATTGAAAATTCGGCCAGATCTCATTTTATGCAATGGTCCTGGCACCTGCATTCCCATTTGTGGACTAGGGTTTTTGTTGAAATGTGCCTTCGTAACAGACACGAAAATTGTTTTCGTTGAAAGTTTTTGCAGAACCAAAACTTTATCGCTaactggtaaaattttgatttactTGGCTGATAACTTTTTAGTGCAGTGGCCTAGTTTGAAGCAAAAAGTTAAGAGAGCCGACTGTATTGGTCAGTTAATGTGA